In Lentibacillus amyloliquefaciens, one DNA window encodes the following:
- a CDS encoding RNA polymerase sigma factor produces MDDLIEASRSGDTLSFNKLIDYYSPTVERFAFQIGVTYHDVPDVTQEVFIRIYRFLDQFDGKSFTSWLYKVTLNVVRDYHRKQTSWFNKFSRIKHAGKDLIHSNNSVESQILKNEEDQILYSCIQQLDKKYRIPIVLYYFHDLSYDEISQVTGVKLSTVKVRMLRGKNKLKNLLTDQQNEGGISHG; encoded by the coding sequence ATGGATGATTTGATTGAAGCAAGCAGATCCGGGGATACATTGTCATTCAATAAGCTGATCGATTACTACAGCCCCACCGTTGAACGCTTTGCTTTTCAAATAGGCGTTACCTATCATGATGTTCCTGATGTTACGCAGGAAGTATTTATACGCATTTACAGATTTTTAGATCAATTTGACGGAAAATCATTCACTTCTTGGCTATATAAAGTAACTTTGAATGTTGTGCGGGACTATCACAGAAAACAAACAAGCTGGTTCAACAAATTTTCGCGTATCAAACACGCCGGTAAAGACTTAATCCATTCTAATAATAGTGTGGAATCCCAAATACTGAAAAATGAAGAGGATCAAATTTTATATTCATGCATTCAGCAATTGGACAAAAAATACAGAATCCCGATTGTTCTTTATTACTTTCATGATTTATCGTATGACGAGATATCCCAAGTTACAGGTGTCAAGTTATCGACGGTTAAAGTCAGGATGTTACGCGGTAAGAATAAATTGAAAAATTTACTGACAGATCAGCAGAATGAAGGAGGTATTTCACATGGATGA
- the smpB gene encoding SsrA-binding protein SmpB, protein MPRGNGKTIAQNKKARHDFFIEETYEAGLVLRGTEIKSIRAGRINLKDSHARIDHRGEMQLVNMHIAPYEQGNRFNHDPTRSRKLLLHRKEIDKLVGLIQQKGYSLVPLKVYIKNGVAKVLIGLGRGKKKYDKREDLKRKQMKRDADRAVKESLQ, encoded by the coding sequence ATGCCAAGAGGTAATGGGAAGACAATCGCTCAAAATAAAAAAGCAAGACATGATTTTTTTATAGAAGAAACGTATGAAGCAGGGCTTGTACTGCGGGGAACGGAAATTAAGTCGATCCGTGCAGGACGGATTAATTTGAAGGATTCGCACGCACGAATCGATCACCGCGGTGAAATGCAGCTTGTTAATATGCATATTGCGCCGTATGAGCAGGGGAACCGGTTCAATCATGATCCGACCCGTTCGCGTAAACTGCTGCTTCATCGGAAAGAAATCGACAAGCTCGTCGGCCTGATACAACAGAAAGGCTATTCTCTGGTGCCGCTGAAGGTGTATATTAAAAACGGCGTGGCCAAAGTGTTGATCGGTCTCGGTAGAGGTAAAAAGAAATATGATAAACGTGAAGATTTGAAGCGGAAGCAAATGAAGCGTGATGCTGATCGTGCTGTTAAGGAAAGCCTGCAGTAA